One genomic region from Pseudomonadota bacterium encodes:
- a CDS encoding NAD(P)-binding protein, which produces MRELEYDGIIIGAGPNGLTAAGYLTKAGLKIAILER; this is translated from the coding sequence ATGAGAGAATTGGAATACGACGGTATAATTATCGGCGCCGGTCCTAACGGGCTTACCGCAGCGGGTTATTTGACAAAGGCAGGCTTGAAGATTGCTATTCTGGAAAGGA